The genomic window CACCGGTGGTGAAGGTCATACCGCCGACCGTTCTTCGCATCACGGTCGGCGTTCTGGGCCTCGGGCTTGCAGCCTGGTTGCTCTGGAAGTAGCGCTTACTGCACGCCGCTCATCATCTTCTTGATCCACGGTGTGAGGGCTACGAGGGCGACTCCGACGGCGATCGAGACCCCACCGACGGTGTAGAAGAACGGATTCGGGTTGTCCTGGTCGTAGTATCCGGCCAATGTTCCCGCCATCGCAGAGCCCAATGCGACGGACAGGAAGAACAACGCAACCATCTGGGTGTGAAAGTTCTCCGGAGCGAGCTTGGTGGACAACGACAGTCCGACCGGGGAGAGAAACAGCTCGGCGAACGTGAACAGCAGCAGGATGCCGACCAGCGCGAGCAACGGCATGGTGCTGCCGGAGAGGGATGGCACGAAGGCCAGGAACGCCAGGCCCATGATGAACACGCCCGCAGCGAATTTCAGCGGGGTCGATGGCTGCCGAGGACCCAGCTTTGTCCACACCGCGGCGAACACACCGGCGAAGATGATGATGAAGACCGGGTTGATGGACTGAACCCAGTTCGGCGGGAACTCCCAACCGAAGAGGTTGCGATCGAGTTTCGAGTTGGCGATCAGCGGCACCGTCGTGAATTGCTGCTGGAACAGTGACCAAAAAGCGGCGCTCGCGATGAACATCGGAATGAACGAGATGACACGTCGTCGCTCGATCGGCGTAATTCTCTTGCTGGACAAGATGAGTGCGAAGTAACCGATGGCCGCGACGACAGTGAGGCCGACAACGATATCGGACATGTTCGACGCAGTGATCGCCCCGAACACCGAGAGCAAGGCGATGACAACGATCGCAGCGAGAGCGATACCGCCCCACTTGATTCGCTCGTTCGACGGCAGCGGGTTGGGAGGGGTCGCGCCGATTCCGTGCAGGTGTCTGCGGCCGAGTGTGTACTGGATGAGCCCGAGCGCCATGCCGACTGCAGCAAGCCCGAAGCCGGCATGGAATCCAGCGGTGTCCCAGGCTAATCCGGTCAGGAGAGGTCCGACGAACGCGCCGAGGTTGATGCCCATGTAGAAGAGCGAGAAACCGGCGTCGCGGCGGGTGTCCTTTTCGTCGTAGAGATCGCCGACGAGTGAGGTCGCATTGGCCTTGAGGCCACCGCTGCCGAACGCGACGAGGACCAAACCCACTCCGACGCCGAGGAACCCCGGCAGAACAGCGAGTGCGATGTGTCCGAGCATGATCAGAACGGCACTGTAGAACAGTGTTCGCTCGGAGCCGAGCAGTCGGTCCGCGATCCACGCTCCGAGAATCGTCGAGAGGTAGACGGTGCCGCCGTATGCGCCGACGATCGATGTCGCCGAACTCTCGGAAATGCCGAGACCGCCGTCGGCCGTCGAGTAGTACAGGTAGAAGATGAGGATGCCCTGCATCCCATAGAACGAGAATCGCTCCCACATCTCCACGCCGAAGAGATTTGCCAGCGCGAACGGTTGCCCGAAGAACGCGGTGTCCTGCTTACGTTGTACATCGGTCATTAGTGAACTGTCCCATGTTTTCGCCGCAAATCGGCGTAGATCTGGTCAGTTTTTCGGAGCGGGTAACAACCTTGCCAGTGCGCGCCAGCCGAGCAGAAAAACGGCGAGAACGGTGGACGCCACGATGACGAAACTGACTGCGGTTCCCTGCCCGCTGATCACGCGAAGAATCATGCCGACGACAACCGTCGACACCCAGACGACGATGCCGGTCGGGAGGATCAGGTAGGCGTTGAACTTGTCGCGGTAGAGCGCCCAAGTGGCGGCCCACCCGACCACAGCGCCGATCACGAAGGGCCACGCGGTGTGCGCGAGTCCGGTGATCGCGTTGGCCTCGTCGTGGCTTCGGCGTCCGATGGCGCAGAAGACGAGTACGGCAACGAGGTCGATCGCCGCCGCGATGACGGGTGTGCGTGTGTTCACCGGTTCATTGTGCCTTCGGCACCCGTGCGTGCGTAATTACCTTCGACGGTAACTACGCACGCACAGGCAGCGAAGCTGCGATCAGGCAGCGAGACCGGCTTCGATTTCGAGCGTCAGGACGATCTTGTCGCCGACAACAGCGCCGCCGCCTTCGAGGGGCATGTCGATGCTGATGCCGAAATCCTTGCGGTTGATCGTGGTGCTGGCCTCGAAGCCCGCAACCGGGCCGTTGCCCATGCCTGCGTTGACGCCGTTGAACTCGAGCTTGAGGTCGATGGACTTGGTGACGCCGTGGAGGGTGAAGTCGCCGGTCACGACGAAGTCGCCGCCGTCGGCCTTGACCGAGGTGGAGGTGAAGGTTGCGGTCGGGTACTTCTCTACCTCGAAGAAGTCGGCCGTCTTCAGGTGTCCGTCGCGCTGCTCGTTGTCGGTGGTGATGGAGGCGACGTCGATTTCGGCGTTGACCGAAGGTGTGCCGTCCTCGGAGACGGTGATAGCGCCGGTGAATGCCTGGAAACGGCCGCGGACCTTGCTGACCACGAGGTGGCGCACGGTGAATCCGACGGTGGAGTGGGTCGGGTCGATGGTCCAGGTTCCTGCGGACAGTTCGGGCAATGCGATCGCGGTGGTCATAGCAACTCCTGAGTGGTTGAAGGTTCAAGTTGTATCTTACACAACCGGACCACGGTCCGCATCTATTCCCGGGAAGTTTTTCGAGACCGGACGGCGATACGTAAAGTCGGTATAGTTTGGCCGGTATAGTTATTGGACCGCGTGTGAAAGGCGCAGCATGATCGAAATTCTGAACCCCGCCCAGCTGGTCCAGGCAAAGGAATCGGGCGCGCTCGTCGGCCGAATTCTGCAGACGATGAAAAGTAGGACCGGCGTCGGCACAAACCTTCTCGAGATCGACGCCTGGACGAGGGAGATGATTCTCGACGCCGGCGCGACCTCCTGCTACGTCGACTACTCGCCATCGTTCGGGCGCGGCCCGTTCGGCCACTACATCTGCACGGGTGTCAACGATGCTGTGCTGCACGGGCTTCCGCGCGACTACGCCCTCGCCGACGGCGACCTCCTCTCCCTCGACCTCGCCGTCGTACTGGGAGGTGTTGCCGCCGACTCGGCCATCAGCTTCATTGTCGGCGAGAGCGCGCCCGCAGAATCCGTCGCGCTGATCGACGCTACGGAGCGTGCGCTCGAAGCAGCTATCGCCGCAGCGGGCCCCGGAGTGCGCATGGGCGACATCTCGCACGCCATCGGCTCGGTCCTACGGGAAGCGGGCTACCCGATCAACACCGAATTCGGTGGTCATGGCATCGGATCAACGATGCACCAGGATCCGCACGTGTCGAACTCCGGCAAGAAGGGCCGCGGCTACACCTTGCGTCCCGGACTGATGCTCGCACTGGAACCGTGGGTCATGGAAGATACGGCCGAACTGATCGTCGACGACGACGGTTGGACACTCCGCAGCTCGACCGGATGCCGCACCGCGCACAGCGAGCACACCGTCGCCATCACCGAACACGGCGCCGAAATCATGACCCTGGCGCGGTAGGTGGTTCGGGGGTGCTCGGAGTGACCGAAACAGACATTCGCTCACTCTGAGTGACTGAAACAGACATTCGCTCAATCTGAGTGACTGAAACAGACATTCGCTCACTGCGGGAGACCGAAACAGACATTCGGTCACCCCGGCCCCGCCCGGACTAGGCCGGTTCGGGGTCTGCCCGGTCGGTGGGAGGCTGCGGGATGTCCAGGTTCGCCTGCTTCTCCCGGTGCAGTTCTTTGGCCTCACGTTGTTCGAGCGCGATGTCGTACTCGAGGTCCTTCGGCTGGTGCTTTCGGAAGATCACCAGAAAAACTATCCAGCCGACGATTGCGACGAGGATGAAACTCACCGCTCGGTAGACGAAGGCGGCCGCGACTGCCTGGGAAGCGCTGATGGACGCCGCGCTCGTCAGCAAGGCGATCAAGGTGGCGTCGACGACGACGAGTCCGCCGGGAGCCAGGGGGACCGATCCGACTGCTTTCGCGGCGGCGAATGCGAACAGCAGGCCGGACAGTCGGGGATCCGCACCGACGGCGAAGCAGGCGAAGCCCAGACATGCCACGTCGGCGAGTCGATGGACGGCCGACCATGAGATGGTCAGCCCGGCGTCGCGTTTACCCAGTTGAACCGACTGCACCTGCTCGATGATTTCGTCGATTCGCTCCTGACCGGCGTCGGCGGGCAGGTTCCTGAAGTCGTTGACCTTGTGCAGCACCCATCGCGCAGCGCTACGGATCGATTGTGGGTGCGCCGAGACGTATCGGACCGCGAGCACGATGGCGAGAACTCCCGCGATGGGCAGGATCAGTGTGAAGGTGTTGACCGATCCACCGACCAACAGCGCCCCGCCG from Rhodococcus sp. P1Y includes these protein-coding regions:
- a CDS encoding peptide MFS transporter, whose protein sequence is MTDVQRKQDTAFFGQPFALANLFGVEMWERFSFYGMQGILIFYLYYSTADGGLGISESSATSIVGAYGGTVYLSTILGAWIADRLLGSERTLFYSAVLIMLGHIALAVLPGFLGVGVGLVLVAFGSGGLKANATSLVGDLYDEKDTRRDAGFSLFYMGINLGAFVGPLLTGLAWDTAGFHAGFGLAAVGMALGLIQYTLGRRHLHGIGATPPNPLPSNERIKWGGIALAAIVVIALLSVFGAITASNMSDIVVGLTVVAAIGYFALILSSKRITPIERRRVISFIPMFIASAAFWSLFQQQFTTVPLIANSKLDRNLFGWEFPPNWVQSINPVFIIIFAGVFAAVWTKLGPRQPSTPLKFAAGVFIMGLAFLAFVPSLSGSTMPLLALVGILLLFTFAELFLSPVGLSLSTKLAPENFHTQMVALFFLSVALGSAMAGTLAGYYDQDNPNPFFYTVGGVSIAVGVALVALTPWIKKMMSGVQ
- a CDS encoding DUF3054 domain-containing protein translates to MNTRTPVIAAAIDLVAVLVFCAIGRRSHDEANAITGLAHTAWPFVIGAVVGWAATWALYRDKFNAYLILPTGIVVWVSTVVVGMILRVISGQGTAVSFVIVASTVLAVFLLGWRALARLLPAPKN
- a CDS encoding YceI family protein, producing the protein MTTAIALPELSAGTWTIDPTHSTVGFTVRHLVVSKVRGRFQAFTGAITVSEDGTPSVNAEIDVASITTDNEQRDGHLKTADFFEVEKYPTATFTSTSVKADGGDFVVTGDFTLHGVTKSIDLKLEFNGVNAGMGNGPVAGFEASTTINRKDFGISIDMPLEGGGAVVGDKIVLTLEIEAGLAA
- the map gene encoding type I methionyl aminopeptidase, translating into MIEILNPAQLVQAKESGALVGRILQTMKSRTGVGTNLLEIDAWTREMILDAGATSCYVDYSPSFGRGPFGHYICTGVNDAVLHGLPRDYALADGDLLSLDLAVVLGGVAADSAISFIVGESAPAESVALIDATERALEAAIAAAGPGVRMGDISHAIGSVLREAGYPINTEFGGHGIGSTMHQDPHVSNSGKKGRGYTLRPGLMLALEPWVMEDTAELIVDDDGWTLRSSTGCRTAHSEHTVAITEHGAEIMTLAR
- a CDS encoding lysylphosphatidylglycerol synthase transmembrane domain-containing protein, with product MAEPRPEHVAAAPRKRNRLRWLKWLAGFALIALLVGEGIYLWPRLHESWQALTEIHWGWLAACIATQAISLSAFGRVQKQLLQAGGVRVRQSKSLSVIYGSTAMALTLPAGQVFSTAFTYRETRRWGASPVVASWQLAISGVIAAAGLAVLGVGGALLVGGSVNTFTLILPIAGVLAIVLAVRYVSAHPQSIRSAARWVLHKVNDFRNLPADAGQERIDEIIEQVQSVQLGKRDAGLTISWSAVHRLADVACLGFACFAVGADPRLSGLLFAFAAAKAVGSVPLAPGGLVVVDATLIALLTSAASISASQAVAAAFVYRAVSFILVAIVGWIVFLVIFRKHQPKDLEYDIALEQREAKELHREKQANLDIPQPPTDRADPEPA